The following are from one region of the Noviherbaspirillum sedimenti genome:
- the tnpB gene encoding IS66 family insertion sequence element accessory protein TnpB (TnpB, as the term is used for proteins encoded by IS66 family insertion elements, is considered an accessory protein, since TnpC, encoded by a neighboring gene, is a DDE family transposase.), with protein MIGLPAGTRIWIAAGFTDMRCGFNGLAAKVESALLDDPFSGHVFAFRGRRGNVIKLLWSSGDGLCMFAKRLEHGRFVWPQATDGKVHLTPAQLSMLLEGINWKQPERTAPLMSVL; from the coding sequence ATGATCGGACTGCCGGCGGGCACACGCATCTGGATCGCGGCTGGCTTCACGGACATGCGCTGCGGCTTCAATGGCCTGGCCGCCAAGGTGGAGAGCGCGTTGCTGGATGATCCGTTCAGTGGCCATGTCTTTGCGTTCCGTGGACGGCGCGGCAACGTCATCAAGCTGCTGTGGTCCAGTGGCGACGGTCTGTGCATGTTTGCCAAACGGCTGGAGCATGGCCGCTTCGTCTGGCCACAGGCCACCGACGGAAAGGTTCACCTGACTCCGGCCCAGCTGTCCATGCTCCTTGAAGGCATCAACTGGAAACAGCCAGAACGCACCGCACCCCTCATGTCGGTGTTGTAA
- the tnpA gene encoding IS66-like element accessory protein TnpA codes for MKPGNRKGRPNYPVEFKRRLAAAACEAGVSVSKLAMANEVNANMVFKWRREFRAGLFDDAPPQTTTKLLPVVLADAPVEVASDVAAAQPTSVTASVMVEIIIADAVVRVHGGADAALLRTIFQSLRA; via the coding sequence ATGAAGCCGGGTAACCGGAAGGGGCGACCGAACTATCCGGTCGAATTCAAGCGGCGGCTCGCCGCCGCAGCGTGTGAGGCCGGCGTGTCGGTTTCGAAGCTGGCGATGGCCAACGAGGTGAACGCAAACATGGTGTTCAAATGGCGGCGTGAATTTCGTGCCGGTCTTTTTGACGATGCGCCTCCACAAACGACTACAAAGCTGCTGCCAGTCGTTCTTGCGGATGCGCCTGTGGAGGTGGCATCGGACGTCGCAGCAGCACAGCCGACATCGGTGACAGCATCGGTCATGGTCGAAATTATCATCGCCGACGCGGTGGTCCGTGTGCATGGCGGCGCCGATGCAGCGCTACTCAGGACGATCTTCCAGAGCTTGCGCGCATGA
- a CDS encoding rubredoxin, with the protein MKGVTVYRKWQCLNCGKIYDEALGWQDDGIAPGTRWEDIPPDWICPLCGAEKSDFEMVEVPG; encoded by the coding sequence ATGAAAGGGGTTACAGTGTATAGAAAATGGCAATGCCTAAACTGCGGAAAGATCTACGACGAAGCTTTGGGATGGCAGGATGATGGGATAGCGCCTGGAACGCGTTGGGAAGACATTCCTCCTGACTGGATTTGCCCTCTCTGTGGAGCCGAAAAAAGCGACTTCGAAATGGTAGAAGTCCCCGGTTAG
- a CDS encoding glucose 1-dehydrogenase: MAFFDKINKEKRIDMKGLFEGKVVIVTGAGGAIGRAAAIKFAAEGARVTVSDLSEESVAETVRIIKEAGGDALPIVGDISLDEHVQRMVNVTVERFGGVDCAFNNAGITHAEDYKWDEAVFRRTLEINLISQMLCMKYQIPQMLRRGKGAIVNTSSIQGLVGVVEPPLPAYTASKHAVIGLSKSTALEYARSNIRVNALCPGVTRSAMVDKVMVMSESIRQRLLNHAPLGRLAEPEEVAEAALWLCSDKASFVTGHAMVVDGGFTAQ, from the coding sequence ATGGCGTTTTTCGATAAGATCAATAAGGAAAAGAGGATTGATATGAAAGGCCTGTTCGAAGGAAAGGTAGTGATCGTCACTGGCGCCGGCGGCGCGATTGGGCGAGCGGCGGCGATCAAATTTGCAGCGGAAGGAGCGCGGGTTACAGTTTCAGATCTTAGCGAGGAAAGCGTGGCTGAGACAGTCCGAATCATCAAAGAGGCAGGCGGCGATGCTTTACCAATTGTCGGAGATATCTCACTGGACGAACATGTTCAGCGCATGGTTAATGTCACTGTGGAGCGGTTCGGGGGCGTGGATTGTGCGTTCAATAATGCCGGCATTACTCATGCGGAGGATTATAAGTGGGACGAAGCTGTATTTCGCCGTACCCTAGAGATTAATCTGATCAGCCAGATGCTCTGCATGAAGTACCAAATTCCGCAAATGCTACGGCGCGGCAAAGGCGCCATAGTGAATACCTCATCAATTCAGGGTCTGGTTGGCGTGGTTGAGCCCCCTCTGCCTGCCTATACCGCAAGTAAACACGCCGTGATAGGATTGAGCAAAAGTACGGCCCTGGAATACGCTCGTTCGAATATCCGTGTCAACGCTTTGTGTCCTGGTGTCACACGAAGCGCAATGGTAGACAAAGTCATGGTGATGAGTGAATCGATTCGTCAAAGATTACTCAATCACGCTCCTCTGGGTCGCCTTGCTGAACCGGAGGAAGTCGCGGAGGCAGCGCTCTGGCTTTGCTCCGACAAGGCGAGTTTCGTGACAGGGCACGCGATGGTTGTCGATGGCGGTTTTACGGCACAATGA
- a CDS encoding cytochrome P450, with translation MTSSQITFSDPEVQRCPFSAYEEVRALGPVYRDPVTGNYVVTDYELVRQIANDAATFSSVTGKLLVQELPGQDQVDAIFKEHGYLPINTLVVSDAPDHTFYRSLVDKAFTPVRVRQMEDYLNGVVEDLIDRHIDDGQIEFMSKMANIVPMSVISDQLGVPRSDIETFKRWSEAVLSQAYQSHSVEERIKIAHTICELQRYIAEKAEEYRKTPRECMLSDLVHAEVGGRRLTMQELVAICTQLLVAGNDTTTSVMGSCMYRIIQEPGLEERLRSDSKLIPQFIEEVLRLASPVQGLWRRAVRDTEIGGVQIPAESIMLIKYGAANRDPAKFECPAHMNIERSNVRQHLTFGHGAHFCIGNQLARAELRIAIGKLLQRMKNFRLTYGDEGVEYISHVFNFGLTKLHISFDRV, from the coding sequence ATGACATCCTCCCAAATTACCTTTTCAGACCCGGAAGTTCAGCGCTGCCCATTTTCTGCTTATGAGGAGGTGCGCGCTCTCGGCCCGGTATATCGCGATCCGGTGACCGGAAACTACGTAGTTACAGACTATGAACTGGTGCGCCAGATTGCCAACGACGCTGCGACCTTCTCAAGCGTTACCGGAAAGCTTCTTGTTCAAGAATTGCCCGGACAAGACCAGGTTGACGCGATTTTCAAGGAACATGGATATCTCCCGATCAACACGCTGGTGGTCAGCGATGCGCCGGACCACACCTTCTATCGCTCTTTGGTTGACAAGGCATTCACGCCAGTACGTGTTCGGCAGATGGAAGACTATTTAAACGGAGTCGTGGAGGATTTGATCGACCGCCATATCGATGACGGTCAGATCGAGTTTATGAGCAAGATGGCCAACATAGTGCCCATGAGCGTGATTTCCGACCAGCTTGGCGTTCCGAGGTCAGATATCGAAACATTCAAGCGTTGGTCAGAGGCTGTTTTATCGCAAGCTTACCAAAGTCATAGTGTTGAAGAAAGAATAAAGATTGCCCATACCATCTGTGAGCTACAACGATATATCGCAGAGAAGGCAGAGGAGTATCGTAAGACGCCGCGTGAATGTATGCTCAGCGACCTTGTGCATGCAGAGGTCGGCGGACGACGCCTTACCATGCAGGAGCTTGTGGCCATCTGTACCCAGCTACTTGTTGCCGGAAATGACACGACAACCAGCGTGATGGGTTCGTGCATGTACCGCATTATTCAGGAACCGGGTCTTGAGGAGCGACTACGGTCAGATTCCAAGCTTATTCCTCAGTTCATAGAAGAAGTGCTTCGGCTTGCCTCGCCGGTACAAGGGCTGTGGCGCCGCGCAGTCCGGGATACCGAGATCGGAGGCGTGCAGATTCCAGCCGAGTCCATCATGCTCATCAAATATGGGGCGGCCAATCGCGATCCGGCCAAATTCGAATGTCCGGCCCACATGAACATTGAGCGATCAAATGTTCGCCAGCATCTAACCTTTGGACATGGAGCGCATTTTTGCATTGGCAATCAACTTGCCCGTGCGGAGTTGCGTATAGCGATCGGCAAGCTTCTTCAGCGTATGAAGAACTTCCGCCTTACCTATGGGGATGAAGGCGTGGAATATATTTCCCATGTCTTTAATTTTGGACTAACCAAGCTCCATATTTCTTTTGACCGTGTTTAA
- a CDS encoding nuclear transport factor 2 family protein yields MMDAQEKLLAIECIRNLKARYFRFVDTKQWKELRSLFDDDATIFFLEAFDSPKPVDEAMTFIIDVLDKTVSIHSGYMPEIEIIDDRNARAIWPMQDQLYWSSAADNPFGISEMTGAGHYHETYRCNGGKWQIATLKLTRLRRATIPLPTACE; encoded by the coding sequence ATGATGGACGCACAGGAGAAACTTCTGGCAATTGAATGTATTCGCAACCTTAAGGCACGCTATTTCCGCTTTGTCGATACGAAGCAATGGAAGGAGCTGCGTTCATTGTTTGATGACGATGCGACGATATTCTTTCTTGAGGCGTTTGATTCGCCTAAACCGGTTGACGAGGCAATGACCTTCATCATCGATGTTCTGGATAAAACGGTGAGTATCCATAGTGGTTACATGCCGGAAATCGAGATCATCGATGATCGCAATGCTCGGGCGATATGGCCGATGCAGGATCAGCTTTACTGGTCAAGTGCAGCTGACAATCCTTTCGGGATATCGGAGATGACTGGTGCTGGTCACTATCACGAGACATACCGGTGCAACGGCGGTAAATGGCAGATTGCCACGCTAAAACTCACCCGGTTGCGCCGGGCGACGATCCCTCTGCCGACAGCATGCGAGTGA
- a CDS encoding NADH:flavin oxidoreductase has translation MSKTSYGTLFDPVDIGGLHLKNRIVMAPMTRGFSPDGVPGEDVANYYRRRAESGVGLIVTEGTWVPHPGASNEENVPRFYGRDALDGWANVVSEVHAGGGRIVPQLWHVGLITKSKIEGLYEKGSGHTDLQVGPSGLGGGMGEMPSPINDPMSQRQIDDVIDAFATAAETACRLGFDGVAFHGAHGYLIDQFFWEGTNQRLDKYGGTIAQRTRFACEIVEESRRRTRPDFPLMFRFSQWKLQDYAARLCNTPQELEEFLTPLVNAGVDIFDCSQRRFWEPEFPGSDLNLAGWVKKITGKTVMTVGSVGLDLDVMPTLMGESSKPESLDRLIEMLERGDFDLVGVGRALLVDPAWPKKIRAGMHGELMSYHPDALLSLS, from the coding sequence ATGAGCAAAACGAGCTATGGCACCCTGTTCGATCCTGTAGATATTGGCGGCCTCCATTTAAAAAACCGCATTGTCATGGCACCAATGACACGGGGGTTCTCACCCGACGGTGTCCCCGGAGAAGATGTTGCGAATTATTACCGTCGACGCGCTGAATCCGGTGTCGGCCTGATAGTGACCGAAGGCACTTGGGTGCCCCATCCCGGTGCTTCAAATGAAGAGAATGTCCCGCGTTTCTATGGCCGCGACGCTCTTGACGGATGGGCGAATGTGGTTTCCGAGGTGCATGCCGGAGGTGGCCGTATTGTCCCGCAATTATGGCATGTAGGCCTTATAACGAAGTCCAAGATCGAAGGTCTTTATGAAAAGGGATCTGGCCACACCGATCTGCAAGTCGGACCCTCAGGACTCGGGGGAGGCATGGGCGAGATGCCCTCTCCAATCAATGATCCGATGTCACAAAGGCAGATCGACGACGTTATTGATGCGTTCGCTACGGCAGCCGAGACGGCTTGCCGCCTGGGTTTTGACGGCGTCGCATTCCATGGTGCGCATGGTTATCTTATTGATCAATTTTTCTGGGAAGGTACCAATCAGAGGTTGGATAAATACGGTGGAACGATCGCGCAGCGAACACGATTTGCATGCGAAATCGTCGAGGAGTCGCGGCGACGGACGCGGCCCGACTTCCCTCTTATGTTTCGCTTTTCTCAATGGAAGCTGCAGGACTATGCGGCGCGTTTGTGCAATACCCCTCAGGAATTAGAGGAATTTTTAACTCCGCTGGTCAATGCGGGCGTCGACATTTTTGACTGCTCGCAACGTCGTTTCTGGGAGCCAGAATTCCCGGGTAGTGACTTGAACCTTGCCGGCTGGGTAAAGAAGATTACCGGAAAAACAGTAATGACCGTTGGGTCCGTCGGGCTCGACCTCGACGTAATGCCTACCCTGATGGGCGAAAGCAGCAAACCCGAAAGCTTGGATCGACTGATTGAAATGTTAGAAAGGGGCGATTTCGACCTGGTTGGCGTTGGACGTGCGCTGCTTGTCGATCCCGCTTGGCCAAAAAAAATCAGGGCAGGGATGCACGGCGAACTGATGTCGTACCATCCTGACGCACTGCTGAGCCTGTCTTGA
- a CDS encoding helix-turn-helix domain-containing protein, producing the protein MRDIIEILRPSQDDGRSIREIARIVDVSRTTVGEIVRRASLAGVSYPVPADWATGKMRSMKSWSRLYLRRTLDL; encoded by the coding sequence ATGCGAGATATTATTGAAATACTGAGACCGAGTCAGGACGACGGGCGCAGCATCAGGGAAATTGCAAGAATCGTCGACGTGTCGCGCACCACGGTCGGGGAGATCGTGCGCCGAGCCAGTCTTGCCGGCGTGAGTTATCCGGTGCCGGCCGACTGGGCGACAGGCAAGATGCGGTCGATGAAATCATGGAGCAGGCTATACCTGCGGCGCACCTTAGATTTGTGA
- a CDS encoding 2Fe-2S iron-sulfur cluster-binding protein: protein MPVITFIEHNGTEHRVEAPVGSTAMQAAVNNGVPGVLADCGGSCSCATCHGYVDEMWTGSLSSAKADELDMLGGALDMKHNSRLTCQILLTAAMDGLIIRLPESQI, encoded by the coding sequence ATGCCTGTAATTACCTTTATTGAACACAACGGTACCGAGCATCGCGTGGAAGCGCCAGTAGGCAGTACCGCAATGCAAGCTGCTGTCAATAACGGCGTGCCAGGTGTGCTTGCTGACTGCGGCGGCTCTTGCAGTTGTGCTACATGCCATGGCTACGTAGATGAAATGTGGACCGGTAGTTTATCGTCTGCGAAGGCGGACGAGCTGGATATGCTTGGCGGGGCCCTGGACATGAAACATAACAGCAGGTTGACCTGTCAGATCCTGCTCACCGCAGCTATGGATGGCCTCATTATCCGACTGCCAGAGTCACAAATCTAA
- a CDS encoding NAD(P)/FAD-dependent oxidoreductase — protein sequence MSNNPLIIVGAGHAGVEVSVAAREAGWNGEIVLISEEKHLPYHRPPLSKSYLAGETAVDTVVLKPASIYERAGIRLLLGNRVESIDRAARNVALSGGSELRYERLVLATGGRPRTLPISVLGAGQVRNLHYLRTLDDANRIKSQLIPGRRMVVVGGGYVGLELAALAVKAGLMVTVLEAAERVLARVTAQVVGDFYAKVHRAAGVTIETSQQVEGFELDSSGANIVAVRCSSGDLFPADLVVAGIGLVPNTELASAAGLTVADGVLVDEFARTSDPAIYATGDCTRYFSQLYQRSIRLESVPNALEQARTVAASLCGKQRRYDSVPWFWSDQYDLKLKMVGLSSGYDQVILRGDLSERSFSAFYLRGRRVLAADTVNRAPDFLVAKQLVGAAAEVDPSDLANPAISLRDLLPSPGRPPVQQPSVAR from the coding sequence ATGAGCAATAATCCACTTATCATCGTAGGTGCAGGACACGCGGGCGTGGAAGTGTCGGTTGCCGCCCGGGAGGCGGGATGGAATGGTGAAATCGTACTCATCTCCGAGGAAAAGCACTTGCCATACCACCGGCCTCCACTTTCAAAATCTTATCTTGCAGGTGAGACGGCCGTTGACACAGTCGTCTTGAAGCCGGCCTCCATATACGAGCGTGCCGGTATCCGGCTTCTATTAGGGAATCGGGTGGAATCGATCGATCGTGCGGCTCGGAATGTCGCGCTGAGCGGCGGGAGCGAGCTTCGCTATGAACGGTTGGTGCTCGCCACTGGAGGCCGGCCACGCACTCTGCCAATCAGTGTTTTGGGTGCGGGCCAGGTTCGTAACCTGCATTACTTGCGCACGCTGGATGATGCTAACCGGATCAAATCTCAACTGATCCCCGGGCGCCGTATGGTAGTGGTGGGAGGGGGATACGTCGGCCTGGAGCTGGCAGCACTGGCTGTCAAGGCCGGATTAATGGTTACTGTACTCGAGGCGGCGGAGCGTGTACTGGCTCGTGTCACTGCGCAGGTGGTTGGGGATTTCTATGCAAAAGTGCATCGAGCAGCTGGGGTGACGATAGAAACGAGCCAGCAAGTGGAAGGCTTTGAACTTGATTCGTCAGGAGCGAATATTGTAGCAGTCCGCTGCAGCAGCGGTGACCTCTTTCCTGCGGATTTGGTGGTGGCAGGCATTGGGCTAGTGCCGAACACTGAACTTGCATCCGCTGCTGGTCTGACAGTGGCGGATGGAGTATTGGTGGATGAGTTTGCCCGTACCAGTGATCCTGCGATCTACGCAACCGGCGATTGCACGCGTTATTTCAGTCAACTGTACCAACGTTCGATACGGCTGGAGTCGGTGCCTAACGCCCTGGAGCAGGCGCGTACCGTGGCGGCGAGTCTTTGCGGCAAGCAGCGCAGATATGATTCCGTCCCTTGGTTCTGGTCTGACCAGTATGATCTGAAGCTGAAGATGGTCGGGCTTTCAAGCGGCTACGACCAGGTCATACTGCGGGGCGATTTATCGGAGCGTTCGTTTTCGGCATTTTACCTGCGCGGTCGCCGTGTGCTGGCGGCAGATACAGTGAATCGTGCTCCGGATTTCCTGGTTGCTAAGCAATTAGTGGGCGCAGCGGCCGAAGTCGACCCCTCCGACCTGGCTAATCCAGCCATTTCTCTCCGAGATTTATTACCGTCGCCCGGCCGGCCGCCGGTCCAACAACCCTCAGTAGCGAGATGA
- a CDS encoding nuclear transport factor 2 family protein, with protein MADKSVTQLQTLLDRQAIEHILTTYPRAIDRLDLDLLKSLYHPDARDSHAVFEGTAYEFAEHIIEFLRDMFTSTMHHVTHSNIEVHGDIAAAESYYDAYHLLEGDFDKVAGYFGSTYAERCRNEGTIDAGHEFLCGGRYIDIFTRCRGEWRIAEREITVEWKHFRPVTRGDSGSGIERVVAPAGRDLDDVAYRFFTRAGKARIV; from the coding sequence ATGGCTGATAAAAGCGTTACACAACTTCAAACACTTCTCGACCGCCAAGCGATTGAGCACATTCTGACCACTTACCCCAGAGCGATTGATCGACTTGACCTCGATTTGCTAAAATCCTTATACCATCCGGACGCCCGGGACTCCCATGCCGTATTTGAAGGGACGGCATACGAATTTGCGGAACATATTATAGAGTTCTTGCGCGATATGTTCACTTCGACCATGCATCATGTCACGCACTCGAATATCGAGGTACACGGTGATATAGCGGCAGCAGAATCCTATTACGACGCCTACCACCTGCTTGAGGGCGATTTTGATAAGGTCGCCGGCTACTTCGGTTCCACCTACGCAGAACGATGCCGCAACGAGGGCACTATAGATGCCGGCCATGAGTTTCTTTGCGGTGGGCGCTATATTGATATTTTCACCAGGTGCCGGGGTGAATGGCGCATCGCCGAACGCGAGATTACTGTCGAATGGAAGCACTTCCGACCTGTAACGCGAGGTGATAGCGGATCTGGTATAGAAAGGGTCGTCGCTCCTGCAGGGCGGGACCTCGATGACGTTGCTTATCGCTTCTTTACTCGTGCCGGCAAAGCACGAATTGTTTGA
- a CDS encoding DUF4286 family protein produces the protein MKKFNFVVWSNPQPGTEEEYNAWYTNQHLADVLKVPGFVAAQRFKLAQAESALPGRYLAIYEMETDDPEAALAELFRRSGTAEMPLNAALDMNTISTALFAAITDKVAGGATTDLVSTKTSR, from the coding sequence GTGAAAAAATTCAATTTTGTCGTTTGGAGCAATCCTCAGCCTGGCACGGAGGAGGAATACAACGCCTGGTACACCAACCAGCACCTTGCCGACGTCCTCAAGGTCCCCGGCTTTGTCGCTGCACAGCGATTCAAGCTGGCCCAGGCGGAGAGTGCTCTTCCAGGGCGCTATCTTGCAATCTATGAGATGGAAACTGACGATCCGGAAGCGGCCTTGGCCGAGCTGTTCCGCCGCTCCGGCACGGCAGAAATGCCGCTGAATGCGGCGCTGGACATGAACACGATTTCGACCGCGCTATTTGCGGCAATCACGGACAAGGTGGCAGGCGGGGCGACGACGGATTTGGTCTCGACGAAGACGTCTCGATGA
- a CDS encoding 2-oxo acid dehydrogenase subunit E2, translated as MNDITSTSFRLDLPPWPVVDFAEFGEVEIMPLSRIQALTAGYLSRNSVAIPHVTHHDELDITELEALRKRLGSEFGTKLTLLPFVAKAVAMLLVKFPKFNASLDATGRNLVLKKYFHIGVAIDTPAGLLVAVLRDCERKSISQLADELTAISAKAKAKGLAMKEMVGGCMTISSLGHIGGTAFTPIVNAPEVAILGVTRAQWKPRRSDDGAIEWRLMLPVSLSYDHRVINGADAARFCLGLGSELLRLGTQDEVGAR; from the coding sequence ATGAACGACATCACTTCTACTTCTTTCAGGCTGGATTTGCCGCCGTGGCCTGTTGTGGACTTTGCGGAGTTTGGCGAAGTCGAGATTATGCCGCTGTCACGCATACAGGCGCTCACCGCTGGATATCTTTCGCGCAATAGTGTCGCGATTCCTCACGTGACCCATCACGATGAGCTGGATATTACTGAACTGGAAGCGTTGCGCAAGCGCCTCGGCTCGGAATTCGGAACCAAACTCACTTTGCTGCCGTTTGTTGCAAAAGCCGTGGCGATGCTACTGGTGAAATTTCCGAAATTTAACGCCTCGCTTGATGCCACCGGCCGTAATCTGGTGTTGAAAAAATATTTTCATATCGGGGTGGCGATAGACACGCCGGCGGGACTGTTGGTCGCCGTGCTACGCGACTGTGAGCGAAAAAGTATAAGCCAGTTGGCTGACGAGCTAACGGCCATTTCTGCCAAGGCGAAAGCAAAGGGTCTTGCGATGAAAGAGATGGTTGGAGGATGCATGACCATCAGTTCGCTCGGTCACATTGGTGGCACCGCGTTCACTCCTATCGTCAATGCGCCGGAGGTGGCGATTCTGGGCGTAACGCGGGCACAGTGGAAGCCGCGTCGCAGCGATGATGGTGCGATCGAGTGGCGCCTGATGCTGCCAGTTTCCCTTAGTTATGACCATCGTGTAATCAATGGCGCGGATGCGGCACGCTTCTGCTTGGGTTTGGGAAGCGAATTGCTCAGGCTTGGGACTCAAGATGAGGTCGGGGCCCGGTGA
- a CDS encoding biotin/lipoyl-containing protein: MTTQVLFPRIGFAMEEGTLAEWMCEDGAEVKEGQALYALESDKSVQEVESPASGTLRIIAKAGEVYKIGDVLGEIV; encoded by the coding sequence ATGACGACTCAAGTACTCTTTCCCAGGATTGGCTTTGCCATGGAAGAAGGCACCCTTGCCGAATGGATGTGCGAAGATGGCGCCGAAGTGAAGGAAGGGCAGGCGCTCTATGCGCTGGAAAGCGACAAGTCGGTCCAGGAAGTCGAATCGCCGGCATCCGGCACCTTAAGGATTATTGCCAAGGCTGGCGAAGTATACAAGATCGGTGACGTGCTCGGTGAGATTGTCTGA
- a CDS encoding AMP-binding protein: MSGIEYRRDVGGWLVRWNAALAERAARDGDWVNRTIAQLAESRVEKQPDRVLLIDGDRALTAAELYGKAQRLAGWMRDIGLKEGNVISFQLPNWWEAAVIDLAASMIGVVVNPIVPINRDAEVGYMLGESKSHVIFIPEVFRKFDYAAMMRRILPLLANPPRVVVVRGAACEFESFDAVLDIAQPLVAPLAVDPNAVRLLMYTSGTTGRPKGVLHSHNSILADCVKMQPVMRMTDKDLTFCPSPLTHVTGYLWLLNMPWYGNVPAVMIDIWEPRRALELLKRHRCSFMLGATAFLQDIVMVAREQNERLDALRYYLCGGAAVSPSLIYEAAELFPNCIPWRNFGATEVPTMTQCPASRADIRFGAETDGLPYRAEVKVVDLVTGLPVPEGEEGEILAREPSMALGYARAEDNEGAYDEDGFFRMGDLVRIVEQGRILCTGRKKDLIIRSGENISAKEIEDVLFRSAKVIDAAVVAMPSKKTGEAICAFVVVKPGESLDLAEVSGMMQAAGLARQKTPEHVQLIDELPKTPSGKVRKDQLRKMAINFAFN, translated from the coding sequence ATGAGTGGAATCGAGTATCGACGGGACGTCGGCGGCTGGCTGGTGCGCTGGAACGCCGCGCTGGCTGAGCGCGCGGCACGCGATGGCGACTGGGTAAACCGCACGATAGCGCAACTGGCGGAAAGCAGGGTCGAGAAACAGCCGGACCGGGTGCTATTAATCGATGGCGATCGCGCACTCACTGCGGCTGAACTGTATGGCAAGGCGCAGCGTCTTGCCGGATGGATGCGGGATATCGGCCTCAAGGAAGGCAATGTAATTTCCTTTCAGTTGCCGAATTGGTGGGAAGCGGCCGTCATCGACCTGGCTGCTTCCATGATCGGTGTCGTGGTCAATCCGATCGTGCCCATTAATCGGGATGCCGAGGTTGGCTATATGCTCGGTGAGTCTAAAAGCCATGTGATTTTCATCCCCGAAGTGTTTCGTAAGTTCGACTACGCCGCGATGATGCGCCGGATCCTTCCGCTGCTGGCTAATCCTCCGCGTGTCGTGGTAGTGCGTGGCGCTGCGTGTGAGTTCGAATCGTTCGATGCGGTTCTTGATATTGCCCAGCCCTTGGTCGCGCCGCTTGCGGTCGATCCAAACGCCGTCAGGTTATTGATGTACACCTCTGGCACCACCGGACGGCCAAAAGGTGTGCTTCACTCTCATAACAGCATCCTGGCCGATTGCGTGAAGATGCAACCGGTGATGCGGATGACCGATAAGGATCTTACCTTCTGCCCGTCGCCGCTCACCCATGTCACCGGTTACTTATGGCTCCTGAACATGCCGTGGTATGGCAACGTACCGGCAGTGATGATAGACATTTGGGAGCCGCGCCGAGCGCTGGAGTTGCTAAAGCGGCACCGCTGCTCGTTTATGCTGGGCGCAACGGCATTTCTGCAGGATATAGTGATGGTTGCCCGTGAGCAGAACGAGCGGCTCGATGCATTGCGCTATTACCTGTGCGGTGGCGCCGCAGTGTCTCCCAGCCTGATTTACGAAGCGGCTGAATTGTTTCCAAACTGCATTCCCTGGCGAAATTTCGGTGCAACGGAAGTCCCCACCATGACACAATGCCCGGCTTCCCGGGCCGATATCAGGTTCGGAGCGGAAACAGACGGTCTGCCGTACCGTGCCGAGGTGAAAGTCGTCGACCTTGTAACCGGCCTCCCGGTTCCGGAGGGTGAGGAGGGGGAAATCCTTGCTCGCGAGCCGAGCATGGCGCTCGGATACGCAAGGGCCGAGGACAATGAAGGCGCCTACGACGAGGATGGATTTTTCAGGATGGGCGATCTGGTCCGGATTGTCGAACAGGGCCGCATTCTTTGCACTGGGCGCAAGAAGGATCTGATCATCCGATCCGGAGAAAATATCAGCGCAAAAGAAATTGAAGACGTGTTGTTCCGTTCCGCCAAGGTGATCGATGCTGCCGTCGTAGCCATGCCAAGTAAAAAAACTGGCGAAGCGATTTGCGCCTTCGTTGTGGTCAAGCCAGGTGAAAGCCTTGACCTTGCGGAAGTCAGCGGCATGATGCAGGCGGCAGGCCTGGCGCGCCAGAAAACGCCCGAGCATGTCCAGCTCATCGACGAGTTACCCAAAACGCCCTCCGGAAAAGTTCGCAAGGACCAGTTGCGCAAGATGGCAATTAATTTTGCATTCAACTGA